From a single Planctellipticum variicoloris genomic region:
- a CDS encoding cation:proton antiporter gives MFLTELLVVYTVSALVVFAFHRFRVPSVVGLLVSGVLVGPHGLKLVSDLEDVHLLAETGVVVLLFTVGLEFSLGRLLAMSRLMLQIGAPQVLGCAAVSVAATWWYLGSLNSAIFAGMLVAMSSTAVVFKLLADRGEMESPHGRVAAAVLLFQDLLVVVCMLMIPLLADGAANVVGALGSLLLGLATVAGILIAGRTLIPGLLHQIVRTRNRELFLIAIFVVCIGTATLTAWAGLSLALGAFLAGLLLAESEYGHQTLAEVLPFRDTLSSLFFVSVGMLLDVRFMLANLALVVLTVLALVVLKFVCVALPTKLLGYPLRTAWLAGLALAQVGEFSFVLAVRGLEAELLEPGDYQIFLSAAVLTMGLTPFLINSGARTWSWLQTWWGEEAVKQAEAAQLADQAGHPHLQDHVVIAGYGLNGRNLARVLNETGIEYVVLEMNPETVRQRRKTGEHVLYGDCTRTAVLEHAGIGSARAYVVVVSDPTSIRQTVALARKLRPDLRIIVRTRFLTEVDELRKLGASEIIPEDFETSVEIFSRVLREYEVPGNVISRLTSQIRAGQYQILRSERLGRDLSPLATDLFATSELETAVLSADSPLAGRTLAESGLRTKTGASIVAVRRGSETHANPPADLPLAAGDTLVLFGSPEQLQAALEVITSKL, from the coding sequence TTCTCACGGAACTGCTGGTCGTCTATACGGTTTCCGCGCTGGTGGTCTTCGCGTTTCATCGCTTTCGCGTGCCGTCGGTTGTCGGGCTGCTGGTTTCGGGAGTGCTGGTTGGTCCGCATGGGCTGAAGCTTGTCAGCGACCTGGAAGACGTGCACCTGCTCGCCGAGACCGGCGTGGTCGTGCTGCTGTTTACGGTCGGGCTGGAGTTCTCGCTCGGCAGGCTGCTGGCGATGTCTCGACTGATGCTGCAGATCGGTGCGCCGCAGGTGCTGGGGTGCGCGGCGGTTTCGGTGGCGGCCACCTGGTGGTATCTCGGGTCGCTCAATTCGGCCATCTTCGCCGGCATGCTGGTGGCGATGTCGAGCACCGCTGTCGTGTTCAAGCTGCTGGCGGACCGGGGCGAGATGGAATCGCCGCACGGCCGGGTGGCGGCAGCGGTTCTGCTCTTCCAGGATCTGCTGGTGGTGGTCTGCATGCTGATGATTCCGCTGCTCGCCGACGGCGCCGCGAATGTCGTCGGCGCATTGGGAAGCCTGTTGCTCGGCCTGGCGACCGTCGCCGGGATCCTGATCGCCGGTCGCACTCTGATTCCCGGACTGCTGCACCAGATCGTGCGGACGCGGAATCGCGAGCTGTTTCTGATTGCGATCTTCGTGGTCTGCATCGGCACGGCGACGCTGACGGCCTGGGCGGGGCTGTCCCTGGCGCTGGGGGCGTTTCTGGCGGGACTGTTGCTGGCGGAGTCTGAATACGGACATCAGACGCTGGCGGAGGTCCTGCCGTTTCGCGATACGCTGAGCAGTCTGTTTTTTGTGTCGGTCGGGATGCTGCTCGACGTGCGCTTCATGCTGGCCAATCTGGCGCTCGTGGTGCTCACGGTGCTGGCGCTGGTGGTTCTCAAGTTTGTCTGCGTCGCTCTGCCGACGAAACTGCTGGGTTACCCGTTGCGAACCGCCTGGCTGGCGGGGCTGGCGCTGGCGCAGGTGGGGGAATTCTCCTTCGTCCTGGCGGTGCGGGGGCTGGAGGCCGAATTGCTCGAACCCGGCGACTACCAGATCTTTCTGTCGGCGGCCGTGCTGACAATGGGGCTGACGCCGTTTTTGATCAATTCGGGCGCGCGAACCTGGAGCTGGCTGCAGACCTGGTGGGGCGAAGAGGCCGTCAAACAGGCCGAAGCCGCCCAGCTTGCCGATCAAGCGGGCCATCCGCACCTCCAGGACCATGTCGTGATCGCCGGCTACGGACTCAACGGCCGGAACCTGGCCCGCGTCCTCAACGAAACCGGCATCGAGTACGTGGTGCTGGAGATGAACCCCGAAACCGTCCGCCAGCGTCGCAAGACCGGCGAACACGTCCTCTACGGCGACTGCACGCGGACGGCGGTGCTGGAGCATGCCGGCATCGGCTCGGCCCGGGCGTATGTCGTGGTCGTCTCCGATCCGACGTCCATCCGGCAGACCGTCGCGCTGGCCCGGAAACTTCGTCCGGATCTGCGGATCATCGTCCGGACGCGATTTCTGACCGAGGTGGACGAGCTGCGGAAGCTGGGCGCCTCGGAGATTATCCCGGAAGATTTCGAAACGTCCGTCGAGATCTTTTCCCGGGTGCTGCGGGAATATGAAGTCCCCGGCAACGTCATCAGCCGGCTGACCTCTCAGATCCGGGCCGGGCAGTATCAGATTCTGCGCAGCGAGCGGCTGGGTCGGGATCTGTCGCCCCTGGCGACGGACCTGTTCGCGACGTCCGAACTGGAAACCGCCGTACTGTCGGCCGACTCCCCGCTGGCCGGGCGAACGCTGGCGGAAAGCGGCCTGCGGACGAAGACCGGCGCATCGATCGTGGCGGTGCGACGGGGTTCGGAGACGCACGCTAATCCCCCTGCAGATCTCCCGCTGGCCGCGGGCGACACACTGGTCCTGTTCGGTTCGCCGGAACAGTTGCAGGCGGCGCTGGAGGTCATTACCAGCAAGCTGTAG